A portion of the Gossypium arboreum isolate Shixiya-1 chromosome 8, ASM2569848v2, whole genome shotgun sequence genome contains these proteins:
- the LOC128296614 gene encoding uncharacterized protein LOC128296614 produces the protein MVATDYEGCIRFDDGLRDSLRVLITPKRERVFSELVEKAKIAEEVKHTEHLNREKERGVPPCADCGKGHEGECWKRTRACLACGYMEHRIRNCPKMPTQVPVVGQDGVQPPRGGQLPPRGHGQAKGGNYNRRGHGVPGENVGHTKVRQPAFFYVTRCRVDRDALDVITGMFFFHELPYTTFIDIGSTHSYVACNMTEPLGYMFEITTNEITVISPLGQSVGVNKLFREVPIVVQGVTFLADLMELSFSEFDLILGLDWLVKHRATLDCAPKRMVLGTTEDKEVVVIGERRNYLSNVILALKAEKLELPGLPPNREVEFGIELLPGTALVSIAPYRMAPKELVELKALRVLGDAIQANERTCRFHGSHESGLQTLPGSVRGYYRRFVEGFSLIAAPLTKLLRKGPEPRKEFTVYNDASYVGLGYVLMQERKVVANASQQLKTHKVNYPTHDLELAVVVFALKI, from the exons atggtggcaacggactatgaggGTTGTATTAGGTTTGATGATGGTCTTAGGGATAGCCTTAGAGTATTGATAACTCCAAAAAGGGAACgagttttctcggagttggttgagaaagcaaagatagcagaggaggtAAAGCACACTGAGCACCTAAatcgggaaaaagaaaggg gggtgccaccaTGTGCTGATTGTGGAAAAGGTCATGAAGGCGAGTGCTGGAAGAGGACGagagcttgtctagcttgtggatatatggagcataggatcaggaattgcCCTAAAATGCCAACCCAAGTGCCAGTCGTGGGTCAAGATGGTGTTCAACCACCAAGGGGTGGTCAGTTGCCACCAAGGGGTCATGGGCAGGCCAAGGGCGGTAACTACAACAGACGTGGACATGGAGTACCAGGCGAAAATGTAGGCCATACTAAGGTGAGACAGCCAGCTTTTTTTTATGTTACTCGTTGCCGAGTAGACAGGGATGCCCTAGATGTGATAACGGGTATGTTCTTTTTTCATGAGTTACCTTACACCACATTTATTGATATTGGATCAacgcattcatatgttgcatgcaatatGACTGAACCTTTGGGttatatgtttgaaattactACGAATGAGATTACTGTGATAAGTCCGTTAGGTCAGTCAGTgggagtgaataagttgtttagggagGTACCCATAGTAGTCCAAGGGGTTACCTTTTTGGCAGATTTGATGGAACTGTCGTTTAGTGAGTTTGATTTGATCTTGGGTCTGGATTGGCTGGTGAAACACCGAGCCACCTTGGATTGCGCTCCAAAGAGAATGGTGTTAGGAACGACGGAGGATAAAGAAGTGGTGGTGATTGGTGAACGCCGAAATTATCTGTCGAATGTGATTTTGGCATTAAAGGCTGAGAAGTTG GAGCTACCAGGGTTGCCGCCcaatagagaagtagaatttggaatcgagttgttACCTGGTACGGCCctggtgtccatcgccccttatcgaatggcaccaaaggaattGGTAGAACTTAAG gcactacgagttcttggtgacGCCATTCAGGCTAacgaacgcacctgccgctttcatggatctcatgaatcgggTCTTCAAACCCTACCTGGATCAGTTCGTG GATATTATAGGCGGTTTGTTGAGGGCTTCTCATTAATTGCTGCACCGTTAACTAAGTTGTTgaggaaggga ccagagcctAGGAAGGAGTTTACGGTTTATAATGATGCATCATATGTAGGCTTGGGCTACGTGTTGATGCAGGAAAGAAAGGTTGTTGCGAATGCGTCACAGCAACTTAAGACTCATAaggtgaattacccaacccatgacttggaactagctGTAGTGGTCTTCGCGCTAAAAATATGA